The segment AAATGCTGCGTGCTTCCGAAATCCGGAGGCGGTGCAGAAATTCGTTCAGCGGATAGCCCGTATACTCCTGTACGATTCTTCGAAGCGTGGATACTGAAATATGATGCCTTGACGCCATCTCTGCCGCTTCCTGCCTTACATGGAGAGATTGCGAGATGTCTTGAATAACCTTGAGCGCAAAGCTTTCCCGGGTACTGTCCTCTCCACCGTCGGAATGACAGGCTAAATCGTACAAAAAGCTTTCCAGCATAAGCACTGCGCGGTCCATATTGCTTGGCGCTCCGCTGTCCATCAGCTTGAAGATCAGCTCCATCCGGTGCATTAAAGAATCATCAAATACAGTGGCCTTGACCTTCCCGGGGTCCTGCAGCCACTGCTCCAGCCATTCTGTAATGCGGGAGCCTTCTACCGTAAAGTAATATTCATCCCAATCTCCGCCCTCCCAAGGCCCGTAATTGAATACTGCGCCCGGGTACAGGCAGAACCAGCTTCCCGCTTCAATCGCCTGCTGCTCCCCCTCATCGACCTGATAAAAGCCGGAGCCGCCGGTAATCATGACAAATGCCCAATACGAGAATTGCGCGTTCAGGCGCTGGGGCCTTCTCTTTGGAAGATGTC is part of the Paenibacillus algicola genome and harbors:
- a CDS encoding AraC family transcriptional regulator; protein product: MTITMDYMISSHPIRLFNPKLDASKQKIKSLTLVNAGHLPKRRPQRLNAQFSYWAFVMITGGSGFYQVDEGEQQAIEAGSWFCLYPGAVFNYGPWEGGDWDEYYFTVEGSRITEWLEQWLQDPGKVKATVFDDSLMHRMELIFKLMDSGAPSNMDRAVLMLESFLYDLACHSDGGEDSTRESFALKVIQDISQSLHVRQEAAEMASRHHISVSTLRRIVQEYTGYPLNEFLHRLRISEARSILLNTELTVKETGEALGYKDTFYFSRVFKKMTGVSPRSYRNRVGP